In Mustela nigripes isolate SB6536 chromosome 2, MUSNIG.SB6536, whole genome shotgun sequence, a single window of DNA contains:
- the LOC132010930 gene encoding olfactory receptor 7G3-like, whose amino-acid sequence MESENQTEVSEFFLTGLSEDPELQPLLFGLFLSMYLITVFGNLLIILAVSSDPHLHTPMYFFLSNLSSVDICLTSTIVPKMLLNIQTESKAITYAGCLTQLYFFMVFLCMDNLLLTVMAYDRYVAICCPLYYAVIMNLRLCGLLILLSLLMSIGNALLHSLMVLPLSFCTDLRISHFFCELAQILKLACSDTLTNNILVYFMTNLLGVGPISGIIFSYTRIVSSILRIPSTGGKFKAFSTCGSHLSVVFLFYGTSVGVYLSSAASVSSRRRAVASVMYTVITPMMNPFIYSLRNRDMKGALRKLISATPSFS is encoded by the coding sequence ATGGAATCAGAAAACCAGACAGAAGTATCAGAATTCTTCCTCACCGGACTTTCCGAGGATCCAGAACTGCAGCCCCTTCTCTTCGGGCTGTTCCTCTCCATGTACCTGATCACTGTGTTTGGGAACCTGCTCATCATCCTGGCGGTCAGCTCTGACCCGCACCTCCACacgcccatgtacttcttcctctccaacctgTCCTCTGTTGACATCTGTTTAACCTCCACTATAGTCCCCAAGATGCTGCTGAACATCCAGACGGAGAGCAAAGCCATCACCTACGCAGGCTGCCTCACTCAGCTgtattttttcatggtttttctaTGTATGGACAATTTACTGCTAACTGTGATGGcttatgaccgctatgtggccatctgctgTCCTCTGTATTACGCGGTCATCATGAACCTCCGCCTCTGTGGCCTGCTGATTCTTCTCTCCTTGCTCATGAGCATTGGAAATGCCCTGCTCCACAGTCTGATGGTCTTGCCACTGTCCTTCTGCACAGACTTGCGAATCTCCCACTTCTTCTGTGAGCTTGCTCAGATCCTCAAGCTTGCCTGTTCTGACACTCTTACCAATAACATTCTGGTGTATTTCATGACCAACCTGTTGGGGGTTGGTCCCATCTCAGGGATAATTTTCTCTTACACTCGAATTGTCTCCTCCATCCTGAGAATCCCATCAACTGGTGGGAAGTTCAAAGCTTTTTCCACCTGTGGGTCTCACCTGtctgttgttttcttattctatGGGACTAGTGTTGGAGTCTACCTTAGTTCTGCAGCTTCGGTCTCCTCCAGGAGGAGAGCAGTGGCCTCAGTGATGTACACGGTAATTACGCCCATGATGAACCCCTTCATCTACAGCCTGAGGAACAGGGACATGAAGGGAGCCTTGAGGAAACTCATCTCTGCGACACCTTCCTTTTCATGA